The following are encoded together in the Macadamia integrifolia cultivar HAES 741 chromosome 10, SCU_Mint_v3, whole genome shotgun sequence genome:
- the LOC122092404 gene encoding uncharacterized protein LOC122092404 has protein sequence MSSVVCQGLQSISFLEPWPKVSATRPYCARSLSCARKARIFDSDSEKFQQEKNSNNEELESNNNCSDFDRDKNKKNQFCSNGSDMGGWSCIQALVNTSQDPKPAVAAKEKDEKEKLYIHPLVKRTSSQLSEKSLEMCTENLGSETGSDISEEEIIINSSNYDRVKERSKSSLPQLSKVNSREFPPPLISDASRDLDLFKIENKENVSTTHCEVGESTHPMIARKSETDYQASESVPTYGSVPLDDHKDSFTRRSTRGHAPRCHFEIEGETLICVLKDEYELASLRDTLSSPTKDKWQAAIEDELSSMSKNQI, from the exons ATGTCGTCCGTGGTGTGCCAAGGTTTGCAGTCAATTTCATTTCTCGAGCCCTGGCCCAAAGTAAGTGCAACTAGACCTTACTGCGCCCGATCACTCAGTTGTGCTCGGAAAGCTCGCATctttgattctgattctgagAAATTCCAGCAAGAGAAGAACAGCAACAACGAGGAACTAGAAAGCAACAACAACTGCAGCGATTTTGATAGAGAtaagaacaaaaagaaccaATTCTGCTCCAATGGCAGTGACATGGGTGGATGGAGCTGCATCCAAGCTCTTGTCAATACCTCTCAGGATCCCAAACCAGCAGTAGCAGCAAAAGAGAAGGACGAGAAGGAGAAGCTCTATATCCATCCTCTTGTGAAGCGTACCTCTTCGCAGCTTAGCGAGAAAAGCTTGGAGATGTGTACGGAGAATTTGGGGTCGGAAACGGGTTCTGATATCAGCgaagaagaaattattattaactCATCGAACTATGACAGAGTGAAAGAACGATCAAAATCGTCTCTGCCACAGCTTTCAAAGGTGAATTCTCGGGAATTTCCACCACCTTT AATTAGTGACGCTAGTAGGGATCTCGACCTCTTTAAGATAGAGAATAAGGAAAACGTCTCAACCACTCATTGCGAGGTTGGGGAATCAACTCATCCTATGATCGCAAGAAAAAGTGAGACTGATTATCAGGCTAGTGAGAGTGTACCAACTTATGGGAGTGTACCACTAGATGATCATAAGGATTCCTTTACGCGTAGGAGTACTCGTGGACACGCTCCCCGTTGtcattttgagattgaaggggaAACTCTTATTTGTGTTCTAAAGGATGAGTATGAGCTCGCTTCTTTGCGAGACACGCTCTCCTCACCTACTAAGGATAAGTGGCAAGCTGCTATAGAGGATGAACTGAGTTCTATGAGTAAGAACCAGATATGA